One Vespa crabro chromosome 4, iyVesCrab1.2, whole genome shotgun sequence DNA segment encodes these proteins:
- the LOC124423363 gene encoding 5'-3' exoribonuclease 1 isoform X2, which translates to MGIPKFFRYISERYPCLSEMLKDYQIPEFDNLYLDMNGIIHACSHPNDSDINFHITNDEIFNNIFHYIEILFGMIQPQKLFFIAIDGVAPRAKINQQRARRFRAAKGTEMQKAKAKASGIDLKEELFDSNCITPGTVFMSEISKRLKYFITYKVSTDKLWQKCKVLFSGPEVVGEGEHKIMDYIRYLKSQIDYDPNIRHCLYGLDADLIMLGLCTHERNFSLLREEVKFGKKQKKVLTPEETKFCLLHLSLLREYLNHEFSPIEDKLSFPFNIEHIIDDWVLMGFLVGNDFIPNLPNLNITNGALPILYHVYMEVLPTLEGYINESGRLRLDRFEIFMERLSRIDIENFAEYYCDLKYLEAKMNKNKNTENDEQISQKDEDSSKNCSPSIKVGNLIRSSINMEMQDAEEEKIKYSHDDGLDYESDSDTYNMEFILHKRDYYMNKLEYEDVNEDVLRSQAEGYVRAIQWNLHYYYNGCCSWSWYYPHHYAPYISDIKGFKDLKFDFELGEPFQPFQQLLAVLPSYSKQLLPEALQSLLTEEESPIIDYYPSDFKTDLNGKKQDWEAIVLIPFIDEKILTEAMEPYYVKLSVEEHERNKHGPMYMYSYDKEILGLCHLPGNLPVIENHAQIKIINREDIYVPKEKLVKGLHPRVKCDIHYPGFPTLKYIKHTANLKKAKVKVFEQPSRGDNMILYIQQQEEPNLRQLAASLLHKTIFVEWPYLREAHIVGVSNHKWRINLINPQKEYSSDNIVEEELKGACSVQWTSEIKSIVETYKNRFGIDIGKTNILIHAQPLIGSKYIFAAQGKLSVEKQWQEMPTFYAYQTIVKDISTYCVNPLLYKTIDEIFVPGSNCFMLGHPHYGAMGEVIGPKINMNSGRIKIYVKVVTEPDLAVVKQAYTESKIQYIYGSTAAQRLGISSHLLSRITGTIYIMQNNTNEIINVGLNLKFNKKNEEIPGYTKKENGQWLYSIKAVDLIRDYMAKCPGLFERLAQNITNDVFNEDELFDKSSNELNSIIAWLKEQHFRGVESRPCGANILEADIVQKIEQEVDKYYEMYNDSNKAVVIQVKPQLLFKPELYSRQLPPDPKSHTRLLDRIVCIRGSFTVPIGYKGTIIGIQKTKAIIDSIYDVLFDKSFLGGLTFNGCSEHRGYKLSITDFINISHGERVERGKSGIENTSIETTDSWRRYQNAKNQVHSNVKPITQHKPSYELQHASKQLSSEFQQLWNELHKIEDSSGSSKTSNTSIVESNEINKQKSKQIYARQKRNEVKDDKNSIWYCSHLLNHYQILGMGLPRYDYFLNEQTNLIQAQILLPDAKVYLGDPCLTHAQAAESAARKVYEELNLEKVQKPDMKLLLKPPSQQWVNMRQNSSWSQNIRPPMLLPYISKPYQTSDNPVAHCSKWNMKMQQNPGFAHMAPHNSQIKVQTRQKTNESKSEIKNSTSFVPLQAQKKSRNVNTRQINKETTQNHANSSQSGKQSAKQQETKETTFPKPPKASNVNKTVEKEVRVQNNLQSSPKLQKSERPKRSRVAAKFVSPPATNGSEQ; encoded by the exons ATGGGTATACCCaaattttttagatatataagCGAAAGATATCCTTGCCTAAGTGAAATGTTGAAAGATTATCAG ATTCCAGAAttcgataatttatatttagatatgaATGGCATCATACATGCTTGTTCACATCCAAATGATAGTgacataaattttcatattacaaatgatgaaatttttaacaatatattcCATTATATTGAGATATTATTTGGTATGATTCAACCTCAgaagttattttttattgcaatTGATGGTGTAGCCCCAAGAGCCAAAATTAATCAACAAAGAGCCCGTCGTTTTAGAGCCGCTAAAGGAACAGAAATGCAAAAGGCTAAAGCCAAAGCAAGTGGTATTGACTTAAAAGAGGAATTATTTGATTCTAATTGTATTACACCAGGAACAGTTTTTATGTCCGAAATTagtaaacgattaaaatattttattacgtacAAAGTATCGACAGATAAACTTTGGCAGAAATGCAAGGTTTTATTTAGCGGTCCAGAG gttgtaggagaaggagaacataaaataatggattatatacgatatttaaaatcaCAAATAGATTATGATCCCAATATTAGGCATTGCTTGTATGGCCTAGATGCAGATTTAATTATGTTGGGTCTTTGTACACATGAacgtaatttttcattattaagaGAAGAAGTGAAATTtgggaagaaacaaaaaaaggttTTAACACCTGAAGAGACAAAGTTTTGTCTTcttcatttatcattattaagagAATATTTAAATCATGAATTTTCTCCTATCGAAGAtaaattatcttttccttttaatattgaaCATATAATCGATGATTGGGTATTAATGGGTTTTCTTGTGGGAAATGATTTTATACCTAATTTaccaaatttaaatattacaaatgggGCATTACCAATTttatatcatgtatatatgGAAGTCTTACCAACTTTAGAAg gTTATATAAACGAATCAGGAAGATTAAGATTAGAtcgttttgaaatattcatgGAACGGCTAAGTCGCATTGACATAGAGAACTTTGCAGAGTATTACTGTGATCTCAAATATTTAGAAgctaaaatgaataaaaataaaaatacagaaaatgACGAACAAATTTCACAAAAAGACGAGGATTCATCTAAAAATTGTTCTCCTTCAATAAAAGTGGGCAATTTAATAAGATCATCCATAAATATGGAAAtg CAAGATgcagaagaggaaaaaatcaaatattctcATGACGATGGATTAGATTATGAATCTGATAGTGATACATATAATATGGAATTTATTCTACACAAACGTGATTATTACATGAATAAACTAGAATATGAAGATGTTAATGA AGATGTTTTGCGGTCCCAAGCAGAAGGATATGTTAGAGCTATTCAGTGGAATTtacattactattataatgGATGCTGCAGTTGGTCTTGGTATTATCCACACCATTATGCTCCATATATCTCGGATATAAAAGGTTTTAAAGACTTAAAATTCGATTTTGAATTGGGAGAACCATTCCAACCTTTCCAACAATTATTAGCAGTATTACCATCGTATAGTAAACAATTACTACCAGAAGCATTACAATCATTATTAACTGAAGAGGAATCAcctattattgattattatcctTCTGATTTTAAAACTGATTTAAATGGCAAAAAACAAGACTGGGAAGCTATTGTACTTATACCGTTTATTGATGAGAAAATTTTAACAGAgg cCATGGAGCCATATTATGTAAAATTGTCAGTCGAAGAACATGAAAGAAATAAGCATGGTccaatgtatatgtattcatatgataaagaGATTTTGGGTTTATGTCATCTACCTGGAAATTTACCAGTAATTGAAAACCATgctcaaataaaaataataaatcgtgaAGATATTTATGTtcctaaagaaaaattagtaaAAGGATTACATCCACGTGTGAAGTGCGATATACATTATCCTGGATTTCctactttaaaatatataaaacatacagcaaatttaaagaaagctaag GTGAAAGTATTTGAACAACCATCAAGAGGTGacaatatgattttatatatacaacaacAAGAGGAACCAAACTTAAGACAACTTGCTGCCTCTTTATTACATAAAACCATCTTTGTGGAGTGGCCTTATCTACGAGAAGCTCATATTGTTGGTGTATCTAATCATAAATggagaataaatttaatcaatcCACAAAAAGAATATTCTTCTGACAATATAGTAGAGGAAGAATTAAAGGGAGCTTGTTCAGTTCAATGGACTTCGGAAATAAAATCTATTGTTgaaac GTATAAAAATCGTTTTGGTATAGACATTGGTAAAACTAATATCTTAATCCATGCACAACCATTAATAGGCAGTAAATACATTTTTGCAGCACAAGGAAAACTGTCTGTAGAGAAACAATGGCAGGAAATGCCAACGTTTTATGCTTATCAAACTATAGTTAAAGATATTTCTACATATTGTGTAAATCCCTTGTTGTATAAAACTATTGATGAAATATTTGTACCAGGAAGTAATTGCTTCATGTTAGGTCATCCGCATTATGGTGCCATGGGAGag gTAATTGGGCCAAAGATCAATATGAACTCTggcagaataaaaatatatgtgaaaGTTGTAACTGAACCAGATCTAGCTGTGGTAAAACAAGCATATACAGAatcaaaaatacaatatatttatggaAGCACAGCTGCTCAGAGACTAGGAATAAGTAGTCATCTTTTAAGTAGAATTACTggtacaatttatattatgcagaataatacaaacgaaattattaacgtCGGATTAAATCTgaagtttaataaaaagaatgaggaA aTACCAGGCTataccaaaaaagaaaatggtcaGTGGTTGTATAGTATAAAAGCTGTTGATCTTATACGTGATTATATGGCAAAGTGTCCCGGTTTATTTGAACGATTGGcacaaaatattacaaatgatGTTTTTAATGAAGATGAACTATTTGATAAGTC atcaaatgaattaaatagTATTATAGCTTGGTTAAAAGAGCAACATTTCCGAGGAGTAGAGAGTCGTCCTTGTGGAGCAAATATACTCGAAGCAGATATAGtacaaaaaatagaacaagAAGTGGacaaatattatgaaatgtaTAATGATTCAAACAAAGCAGTCGTAATACAAGTGAAGCCACAATTACTATTTAAACCTGAATTATATTCACGTCAGCTTCCACCCGATCCAAAATCTCATACAAGATTATTAGATAGAATTGTTTGTATCAGAGGAAGCTTTACTGTACCAATTGGTTATAAAGGAACTATTATAGGAATTCAGAAAACGAAGGCAATTATAGATAGTATTTATGatgttttatttgataaatcatttttag GTGGATTAACGTTCAATGGATGTTCCGAACATCGTGGTTATAAGTTATCAATCACtgactttattaatattagtcaTGGTGAACGAGTAGAACGTGGAAAATCAGGAATAGAGAATACATCCATTGAAACAACAGATTCTTGGAGACGATATCAAAATGCAAAAAATCAAGTACATAGTAATGTTAAACCCATAACACAACATAAACCTTCCTATGAATTGCAACATGCTTCAAAACAATTATCCTCTGAATTTCAACAATTATGGAATGAATTGCATAAAATAGAG GATTCAAGCGGATCTTCGAAAACTTCCAATACGAGTATCGTAGAATCTAATGAAatcaataaacaaaaaagtaaacaaata TATGCTAgacaaaagagaaacgaggTAAAAGATGACAAGAATTCTATTTGGTATTGTTCACActtattaaatcattatcaAATACTTGGTATGGGTTTACCaagatatgattattttttaaatgaacaaaCGAACCTGATACAAGCTCAAATTCTTTTACCAGACGCGAAAGTATATTTAGGTGACCCCTGTTTGACTCATGCACAAGCAGCAGAAAGTGCAGCAAGAAAAGTATATGAG gaATTAAATTTAGAAAAGGTACAGAAGCCTGACAtgaaacttttattaaaaCCTCCGTCGCAACAATGGGTTAATATGCGGCAAAATAGTTCCTGGTCACAAAACATAAGACCACCCATGTTATTACCATATATATCAAAACCTTATCAAACTTCTGATAATCCAGTGGCACATTGTTCAAAATGGAATATGAAAATGCAACAAAATCCAGGATTTGCCCATATGGCACCTCATAATAGTCAAATTAAAGTACAGACGAGACAAAAGACAAACGAATCTAAatctgaaattaaaaatagtacaTCGTTTGTACCATTGCAAGctcaaaagaaaagtagaaacgtTAATACAAGACAAATTAACAAAGAAACAACGCAGAATCATGCAAACAGTTCTCAGTCGGGTAAACAATCAGCAAAGCAACAAGAgacaaaagaaacaacattCCCTAAG CCTCCAAAAGCATCAAACGTTAACAAAACTGTTGAGAAAGAAGTACGTGTACAAAACAATTTACAATCATCGccaaaattacaaaaatctGAACGACCTAAACGGTCACGCGTTGCTGCCAAATTTGTTTCACCTCCAGCGACAAATGGAAGTGAACAATAA
- the LOC124423363 gene encoding 5'-3' exoribonuclease 1 isoform X1 encodes MGIPKFFRYISERYPCLSEMLKDYQIPEFDNLYLDMNGIIHACSHPNDSDINFHITNDEIFNNIFHYIEILFGMIQPQKLFFIAIDGVAPRAKINQQRARRFRAAKGTEMQKAKAKASGIDLKEELFDSNCITPGTVFMSEISKRLKYFITYKVSTDKLWQKCKVLFSGPEVVGEGEHKIMDYIRYLKSQIDYDPNIRHCLYGLDADLIMLGLCTHERNFSLLREEVKFGKKQKKVLTPEETKFCLLHLSLLREYLNHEFSPIEDKLSFPFNIEHIIDDWVLMGFLVGNDFIPNLPNLNITNGALPILYHVYMEVLPTLEGYINESGRLRLDRFEIFMERLSRIDIENFAEYYCDLKYLEAKMNKNKNTENDEQISQKDEDSSKNCSPSIKVGNLIRSSINMEMQDAEEEKIKYSHDDGLDYESDSDTYNMEFILHKRDYYMNKLEYEDVNEDVLRSQAEGYVRAIQWNLHYYYNGCCSWSWYYPHHYAPYISDIKGFKDLKFDFELGEPFQPFQQLLAVLPSYSKQLLPEALQSLLTEEESPIIDYYPSDFKTDLNGKKQDWEAIVLIPFIDEKILTEAMEPYYVKLSVEEHERNKHGPMYMYSYDKEILGLCHLPGNLPVIENHAQIKIINREDIYVPKEKLVKGLHPRVKCDIHYPGFPTLKYIKHTANLKKAKVKVFEQPSRGDNMILYIQQQEEPNLRQLAASLLHKTIFVEWPYLREAHIVGVSNHKWRINLINPQKEYSSDNIVEEELKGACSVQWTSEIKSIVETYKNRFGIDIGKTNILIHAQPLIGSKYIFAAQGKLSVEKQWQEMPTFYAYQTIVKDISTYCVNPLLYKTIDEIFVPGSNCFMLGHPHYGAMGEVIGPKINMNSGRIKIYVKVVTEPDLAVVKQAYTESKIQYIYGSTAAQRLGISSHLLSRITGTIYIMQNNTNEIINVGLNLKFNKKNEEIPGYTKKENGQWLYSIKAVDLIRDYMAKCPGLFERLAQNITNDVFNEDELFDKSSNELNSIIAWLKEQHFRGVESRPCGANILEADIVQKIEQEVDKYYEMYNDSNKAVVIQVKPQLLFKPELYSRQLPPDPKSHTRLLDRIVCIRGSFTVPIGYKGTIIGIQKTKAIIDSIYDVLFDKSFLGGLTFNGCSEHRGYKLSITDFINISHGERVERGKSGIENTSIETTDSWRRYQNAKNQVHSNVKPITQHKPSYELQHASKQLSSEFQQLWNELHKIEDSSGSSKTSNTSIVESNEINKQKSKQISQDPSAFLKEVLKISDDNTLINLPTKSSGTSANKNQSQIHKSSDAPPLVQKLFDYARQKRNEVKDDKNSIWYCSHLLNHYQILGMGLPRYDYFLNEQTNLIQAQILLPDAKVYLGDPCLTHAQAAESAARKVYEELNLEKVQKPDMKLLLKPPSQQWVNMRQNSSWSQNIRPPMLLPYISKPYQTSDNPVAHCSKWNMKMQQNPGFAHMAPHNSQIKVQTRQKTNESKSEIKNSTSFVPLQAQKKSRNVNTRQINKETTQNHANSSQSGKQSAKQQETKETTFPKPPKASNVNKTVEKEVRVQNNLQSSPKLQKSERPKRSRVAAKFVSPPATNGSEQ; translated from the exons ATGGGTATACCCaaattttttagatatataagCGAAAGATATCCTTGCCTAAGTGAAATGTTGAAAGATTATCAG ATTCCAGAAttcgataatttatatttagatatgaATGGCATCATACATGCTTGTTCACATCCAAATGATAGTgacataaattttcatattacaaatgatgaaatttttaacaatatattcCATTATATTGAGATATTATTTGGTATGATTCAACCTCAgaagttattttttattgcaatTGATGGTGTAGCCCCAAGAGCCAAAATTAATCAACAAAGAGCCCGTCGTTTTAGAGCCGCTAAAGGAACAGAAATGCAAAAGGCTAAAGCCAAAGCAAGTGGTATTGACTTAAAAGAGGAATTATTTGATTCTAATTGTATTACACCAGGAACAGTTTTTATGTCCGAAATTagtaaacgattaaaatattttattacgtacAAAGTATCGACAGATAAACTTTGGCAGAAATGCAAGGTTTTATTTAGCGGTCCAGAG gttgtaggagaaggagaacataaaataatggattatatacgatatttaaaatcaCAAATAGATTATGATCCCAATATTAGGCATTGCTTGTATGGCCTAGATGCAGATTTAATTATGTTGGGTCTTTGTACACATGAacgtaatttttcattattaagaGAAGAAGTGAAATTtgggaagaaacaaaaaaaggttTTAACACCTGAAGAGACAAAGTTTTGTCTTcttcatttatcattattaagagAATATTTAAATCATGAATTTTCTCCTATCGAAGAtaaattatcttttccttttaatattgaaCATATAATCGATGATTGGGTATTAATGGGTTTTCTTGTGGGAAATGATTTTATACCTAATTTaccaaatttaaatattacaaatgggGCATTACCAATTttatatcatgtatatatgGAAGTCTTACCAACTTTAGAAg gTTATATAAACGAATCAGGAAGATTAAGATTAGAtcgttttgaaatattcatgGAACGGCTAAGTCGCATTGACATAGAGAACTTTGCAGAGTATTACTGTGATCTCAAATATTTAGAAgctaaaatgaataaaaataaaaatacagaaaatgACGAACAAATTTCACAAAAAGACGAGGATTCATCTAAAAATTGTTCTCCTTCAATAAAAGTGGGCAATTTAATAAGATCATCCATAAATATGGAAAtg CAAGATgcagaagaggaaaaaatcaaatattctcATGACGATGGATTAGATTATGAATCTGATAGTGATACATATAATATGGAATTTATTCTACACAAACGTGATTATTACATGAATAAACTAGAATATGAAGATGTTAATGA AGATGTTTTGCGGTCCCAAGCAGAAGGATATGTTAGAGCTATTCAGTGGAATTtacattactattataatgGATGCTGCAGTTGGTCTTGGTATTATCCACACCATTATGCTCCATATATCTCGGATATAAAAGGTTTTAAAGACTTAAAATTCGATTTTGAATTGGGAGAACCATTCCAACCTTTCCAACAATTATTAGCAGTATTACCATCGTATAGTAAACAATTACTACCAGAAGCATTACAATCATTATTAACTGAAGAGGAATCAcctattattgattattatcctTCTGATTTTAAAACTGATTTAAATGGCAAAAAACAAGACTGGGAAGCTATTGTACTTATACCGTTTATTGATGAGAAAATTTTAACAGAgg cCATGGAGCCATATTATGTAAAATTGTCAGTCGAAGAACATGAAAGAAATAAGCATGGTccaatgtatatgtattcatatgataaagaGATTTTGGGTTTATGTCATCTACCTGGAAATTTACCAGTAATTGAAAACCATgctcaaataaaaataataaatcgtgaAGATATTTATGTtcctaaagaaaaattagtaaAAGGATTACATCCACGTGTGAAGTGCGATATACATTATCCTGGATTTCctactttaaaatatataaaacatacagcaaatttaaagaaagctaag GTGAAAGTATTTGAACAACCATCAAGAGGTGacaatatgattttatatatacaacaacAAGAGGAACCAAACTTAAGACAACTTGCTGCCTCTTTATTACATAAAACCATCTTTGTGGAGTGGCCTTATCTACGAGAAGCTCATATTGTTGGTGTATCTAATCATAAATggagaataaatttaatcaatcCACAAAAAGAATATTCTTCTGACAATATAGTAGAGGAAGAATTAAAGGGAGCTTGTTCAGTTCAATGGACTTCGGAAATAAAATCTATTGTTgaaac GTATAAAAATCGTTTTGGTATAGACATTGGTAAAACTAATATCTTAATCCATGCACAACCATTAATAGGCAGTAAATACATTTTTGCAGCACAAGGAAAACTGTCTGTAGAGAAACAATGGCAGGAAATGCCAACGTTTTATGCTTATCAAACTATAGTTAAAGATATTTCTACATATTGTGTAAATCCCTTGTTGTATAAAACTATTGATGAAATATTTGTACCAGGAAGTAATTGCTTCATGTTAGGTCATCCGCATTATGGTGCCATGGGAGag gTAATTGGGCCAAAGATCAATATGAACTCTggcagaataaaaatatatgtgaaaGTTGTAACTGAACCAGATCTAGCTGTGGTAAAACAAGCATATACAGAatcaaaaatacaatatatttatggaAGCACAGCTGCTCAGAGACTAGGAATAAGTAGTCATCTTTTAAGTAGAATTACTggtacaatttatattatgcagaataatacaaacgaaattattaacgtCGGATTAAATCTgaagtttaataaaaagaatgaggaA aTACCAGGCTataccaaaaaagaaaatggtcaGTGGTTGTATAGTATAAAAGCTGTTGATCTTATACGTGATTATATGGCAAAGTGTCCCGGTTTATTTGAACGATTGGcacaaaatattacaaatgatGTTTTTAATGAAGATGAACTATTTGATAAGTC atcaaatgaattaaatagTATTATAGCTTGGTTAAAAGAGCAACATTTCCGAGGAGTAGAGAGTCGTCCTTGTGGAGCAAATATACTCGAAGCAGATATAGtacaaaaaatagaacaagAAGTGGacaaatattatgaaatgtaTAATGATTCAAACAAAGCAGTCGTAATACAAGTGAAGCCACAATTACTATTTAAACCTGAATTATATTCACGTCAGCTTCCACCCGATCCAAAATCTCATACAAGATTATTAGATAGAATTGTTTGTATCAGAGGAAGCTTTACTGTACCAATTGGTTATAAAGGAACTATTATAGGAATTCAGAAAACGAAGGCAATTATAGATAGTATTTATGatgttttatttgataaatcatttttag GTGGATTAACGTTCAATGGATGTTCCGAACATCGTGGTTATAAGTTATCAATCACtgactttattaatattagtcaTGGTGAACGAGTAGAACGTGGAAAATCAGGAATAGAGAATACATCCATTGAAACAACAGATTCTTGGAGACGATATCAAAATGCAAAAAATCAAGTACATAGTAATGTTAAACCCATAACACAACATAAACCTTCCTATGAATTGCAACATGCTTCAAAACAATTATCCTCTGAATTTCAACAATTATGGAATGAATTGCATAAAATAGAG GATTCAAGCGGATCTTCGAAAACTTCCAATACGAGTATCGTAGAATCTAATGAAatcaataaacaaaaaagtaaacaaata TCACAAGATCCCAGTGCTTTCTTGAAAGAAGTGCTGAAAATTTCTGATGACAACACGCTGATAAATTTGCCAACTAAATCAAGTGGTACTTCCgcgaataaaaatcaatccCAAATCCATAAATCATCGGATGCCCCACCATTAgttcaaaaattatttgat TATGCTAgacaaaagagaaacgaggTAAAAGATGACAAGAATTCTATTTGGTATTGTTCACActtattaaatcattatcaAATACTTGGTATGGGTTTACCaagatatgattattttttaaatgaacaaaCGAACCTGATACAAGCTCAAATTCTTTTACCAGACGCGAAAGTATATTTAGGTGACCCCTGTTTGACTCATGCACAAGCAGCAGAAAGTGCAGCAAGAAAAGTATATGAG gaATTAAATTTAGAAAAGGTACAGAAGCCTGACAtgaaacttttattaaaaCCTCCGTCGCAACAATGGGTTAATATGCGGCAAAATAGTTCCTGGTCACAAAACATAAGACCACCCATGTTATTACCATATATATCAAAACCTTATCAAACTTCTGATAATCCAGTGGCACATTGTTCAAAATGGAATATGAAAATGCAACAAAATCCAGGATTTGCCCATATGGCACCTCATAATAGTCAAATTAAAGTACAGACGAGACAAAAGACAAACGAATCTAAatctgaaattaaaaatagtacaTCGTTTGTACCATTGCAAGctcaaaagaaaagtagaaacgtTAATACAAGACAAATTAACAAAGAAACAACGCAGAATCATGCAAACAGTTCTCAGTCGGGTAAACAATCAGCAAAGCAACAAGAgacaaaagaaacaacattCCCTAAG CCTCCAAAAGCATCAAACGTTAACAAAACTGTTGAGAAAGAAGTACGTGTACAAAACAATTTACAATCATCGccaaaattacaaaaatctGAACGACCTAAACGGTCACGCGTTGCTGCCAAATTTGTTTCACCTCCAGCGACAAATGGAAGTGAACAATAA